GAACGTCCTTAGTGGTAGGTACGCCGGTGCAAACTTCACCAAAAGCCAAGGTTGTGGTGGTCTTACCACCTTGGGTCGTTGTCGATACTCCGTCCCCAGCCGCTGCCGCATCATCTAAGACAGCAATCTCTTCGTTGAGGTTCGCCTGTGGCGTCATCTGTCCACAGGCCGCGAGGAGCGCGAGGGTTGCTGCCATTACCACGTACTTCAGTTGTTTCATATTGTCCTTTGTGTTTCTTGTTGGCTCGAGTGTTTGGACCTTAAAAAGCGGATAAGTCTTCAGGGATAACCCCTGGTCTTGCTCCCCACACCTCATTGCTTATCTTCCTTTCCCCTCCTCGTTGCTCCACCGGCCCAAGCCCGGCTTCTATGCCATTAAGACTATGAAGAAGAGATGAACCGAAAATGAAGTCCGGTTTTTGCGTGCTGGCCGCAGATTTTGCCCGAATGGTCGCTCCAGGCCCACGCCAACATGGAATCTCCCCTCCAAAGGCGCGGCATTGGGCGGACCATCGCCACCGAACCCGGCTTTGGGCGAGCCTTGCCGGAAGCAGGCCGCTGGGCAGCGGCCGGGACAGCCTCGCACTTCATGTTCGCTTCATGGCGCCGCTCTAGAGTTGTCGGTTAATGAGGGACTGGGAAGAAAAGAGGCGGAAACGGTGGACGTGATGAATGGGGTCAGGCTGAACGGTGAGACGGGTATACTAGCTGGTGAAGTGCGCCTGCTCGTCGTGGAAGATGAGGTTTCGCTGGCCCAGGCCCTGCGCGAGAGTCTGGAGGGTCAGGGCTTTCGCCCTACCGTGGTCCACTCGGCCGACGCGGCCTGGGAGGCGCTGTGGGCGGCGCCCTTCGAGCTGCTCCTGTTCGACGTGATGCTGCCCGAGGGCGACGAGGCGGGCTTCAAGCTGGCCCAGGACGTGCGCGAGGCGGGCTTTCGCCAGCCGATCCTCTTTCTCACCGCCCGCGAAACGCTGGACGACCGGGTGCGCGGGCTCGAGTTCGGCGACGACTACTTGGCCAAGCCCTTTGCGGTGACCGAGCTCATCGCCCGGCTGAGGGCGCTCTACCGGCGCGGCGAGGTGCGGCCCAGGAGCGTGCAGTGGCGCGACTGCGAGCTGCTCCTAGAGGTCCGGCAGCTGCGCTGCGGCGGCGAGCTGGTGCGGCTCACCGCCAAGGAGTTCGAGGTCCTGGAGCTGTTCATGCTGAACCCCGGGCGGATCTTCAGCCGCAGCGACGTGCTCGAGCGGGTCTGGGGGGCCAGCTTCGACTCGCTCTCGAACCTGGTCGACGTCTACGTCAAGAACCTGCGCGGCAAGGTCAAGGACGGGGTGATCGAGACGGTGCGCGGCTCGGGCTACCGCTTTCCCGGCTAGCCGCGGGCGGATGAAGCTGCGGATCAAGCTGGTCCTGATCGCGGCGGGGCTGACCCTGCTGGGGCTGAGCGTGGGGCTGGGCGCCACCTACTGGTCGCTGCTCAACTTGCGCCTCGCCGACCTAGACAGCGAAAACCGGCTGCTCGCCCAGGTGATCATGGGGGCCAGCCTGGGCAGC
This Deinococcota bacterium DNA region includes the following protein-coding sequences:
- a CDS encoding response regulator transcription factor — protein: MNGVRLNGETGILAGEVRLLVVEDEVSLAQALRESLEGQGFRPTVVHSADAAWEALWAAPFELLLFDVMLPEGDEAGFKLAQDVREAGFRQPILFLTARETLDDRVRGLEFGDDYLAKPFAVTELIARLRALYRRGEVRPRSVQWRDCELLLEVRQLRCGGELVRLTAKEFEVLELFMLNPGRIFSRSDVLERVWGASFDSLSNLVDVYVKNLRGKVKDGVIETVRGSGYRFPG